In Vicinamibacteria bacterium, the sequence TGCACCCCCAGGACATCCACGCCGTGATCGCCTTCCTCCTGAAGCTACGCCGCAGCCCCCAGGACGTGGACGACATCGACCACCTGGGCAACCGCCGGGTGCGCAGCGTGGGCGAGCTGCTGGAGAACCAGTTCCGGATCGGCCTCGTGCGCATGGAGCGCGCCATCAAAGAGAAGATGAGCGTCTATCAGGAGATGGCCACGGCCATGCCCCACGACCTCATCAACGCGAAGCCGGTCATGGCCAGCATTCGGGAGTTCTTCGGGTCCAGCCAGCTCAGCCAGTTCATGGACCAGACGAACCCGCTCTCCGAGATCACCCACAAGCGGCGGCTCTCCGCCCTCGGTCCGGGCGGGCTCAGTCGCGAGCGGGCGGGGTTCGAGGTGCGGGACGTGCACCCCACCCACTACGGGCGGATCTGTCCCATCGAGACCCCGGAAGGGCCGAACATCGGCCTCATCTCCAGCCTCTCCTGCTTTGCCCGCATCAACGAGTTCGGCTTCATCGAGAGCCCGTACCGAAAGGTCAAGAGCGGGAGGGTCCTCGACTACTACCAGGTCCTGGACGCGGGCGAGGCTCCCTACAAGGTCGGTGACATCGTCGAGCGCGACGAGATGGAGCGCGAGAACGCGGCCGTGAAGAACCGCAAGAAGAAGCCGGCGGACGTGGAGCCTTACTGCTTCTACCTGTCCGCCTGGGAAGAGGACAAGTACACCATCGCCCAGGCCAACATCAAGCTCGCCGAGGACGGCGGCATCGTGGAGGACCGCGTCTCCGCCCGCAAGACCGGCAACTTCGTCCTCGCCAAGCGCGAGGAGATCGACTACGTGGACGTGTCGCCCAAGCAGCTGGTGTCGGTGGCCGCCTCCCTCGTACCCTTCCTCGAGAACGACGACGCCAACCGAGCCCTCATGGGCTCCAACATGCAGCGGCAGGCGGTGCCCCTCCTCCGCGCGGAGGCGCCCCTGGTGGGCACGGGCATGGAGCACATCACGGTCAAGGACTCGGGGGCGGCCGTGGTCTGCCGACGGGCGGGGGTGGTGGACTCCGCGGACTCCCGCCGGATCATCATCCGGGTCGAGGCCCAGGAGGGCCCCGACAAGGGCAAGGAGATCGGGGCCGATATCTACAACCTGACCAAGTTCAAGTGCTCGAACCAGAACACAAGCATCAACCAGAAGCCGATCGTCAGAGTGGGCTCGCACGTGGCCAAGGGTCAGATCCTGGCCGACGGGCCCTGCACCGACCTGGGCGAGCTGGCCCTGGGCCGCAACGTGCTCGTGGCCTTCATGCCCTGGCGCGGCTACAACATCGAGGACGCCATCCTGGTCAGCGAGAAGCTGGTCAAGGATGACATGTACACCTCGATCCACATCGAGGAGTTCGAGATCGAGGCCCGCGACACCAAGCTGGGCCCGGAAGAGGTCACCCGCGACATCCCCAACGTCTCGGAGTCCCTCCTCAACAACCTGGACGAGAGCGGAATCATCCGCATCGGGGCCAGCGTGAAGCCGGGCGACATCCTGGTGGGCAAGGTCACGCCCAAGGGCGAGACCCAGCTCACCCCTGAGGAGAAGCTGCTGCGTGCGATCTTCGGGGAGAAGGCGGGCGACGTGCGCGACGCTTCCCTCGTTTGCCCGCCCGGCATCGAGGGGATCGTGGTGGACGTCAAGATCTTCTCCCGCAAGGGCGTGGAGAAGGACGAGCGCGCCCGCCAGATCGAGGATGCGGAGCTCTTCCTGATGGAGAAGAACCTGCGGGACGAGATCCGCATTCTCCAGGATGAGCGCGACAAGCGCATCGAGGACCTGCTGGAGGGCAAGAACGCCACCGCCGACCTCGTCAACGTCAAGGGCGAACGTGTGATCAAGAAGGGACAGCTCTTGTCCCGCGACGTCCTCCAGAAGCTTCGCCACTCCGACATCTTGAAGCTCCGGGTGAAGGGGGATGACGACGAGGACATGGAGGCCCAACTCTCCGAGGTTGTGGACAAGACCGAGCGCCAGATCGAGGTCTTGAAGGCCTTGTTCGTGGAGAAGGAGAGCCGGCTGAAGCGGGGGGACGAGCTGCCCCCCGGGGTCATCAAACTGGTCAAGGTCTTCGTGGCCATGAAGCGCAAGCTCAGCGTGGGGGACAAGATGGCGGGCCGCCACGGCAACAAGGGGGTCATCGCCCGCATCCTGCCCGAGGAGGACATGCCCTACCTCCCGGACGGCACCCCGGTGGAGATCGTGCTGAATCCGCTGGGCGTCCCCTCCCGTATGAACGTGGGCCAGATCCTGGAGACCCACCTCGGGTGGGCGGCCAAGGTCCTGGGCCTGCATTTCGCGAGCCCGGTCTTCGACGGAGCCACCGAGAAGGAGATCAAGGGCTACCTCGTGCAGGCCAACGATCGGGAAGGCGAGGTCAACAACCTGCGGCCGAACCTCCTGAAGGCGGGCAAGATCACGCTCGTCGACGGCATGACCGGGGAACGCTTCGAGCAGAAGGTCACGGTTGGCTACATCTACATGCTCAAGCTCTCCCACCTCGTGGACGACAAGATCCACGCCCGCTCCATCGGCCCTTACTCCCTGATCACCCAGCAGCCGCTGGGGGGCAAAGCCCAGTTCGGCGGCCAGCGCTTCGGGGAGATGGAGGTCTGGGCCCTGGAGGCCTACGGGGCGGCCCACATCCTGCAAGAATTGCTCACCGCCAAGTCGGACGACGTCTACGGCCGGGCCAAGATCTACGAGGCCATCGTCAAGGGGGACACCGTCTTCACGCCCGGCCTGCCCGAATCATTCAACGTGCTGATCCGCGAGCTGCAGAGCCTGTGCCTGGACGTGGAGCTCATAAAGGCCAAGCACTGAGGCGGAGCGTGGTCGATCGGGAACGATTAATCGAGGTCAATACATGAGTTTGATGATTCCCATGAGGCCGAACCTGGAAGCGGGACGGGTGGTGATCGACTTCGATTCCATCAAGATCCGGCTGGCCAGCCCGGAGAAGATCCGGTCCTGGTCCCACGGCGAGGTCACCAAGCCGGAGACCATCAACTACCGGACCTTCAAGCCGGAGCGGGACGGTCTGTTCTGCGCCAAGATCTTCGGTCCCATCACGGACTGGGAGTGCCTCTGCGGCAAGTACAAGCGCATGAAGCACCGGGGCGTTATTTGCGACAAGTGCGGGGTGGAGGTCACGCAGTCCAAGGTGCGCCGCGAGCGCATGGGCCACATCGAGCTCGCCTGCCCGGTGTCCCACGTCTGGTTCTTCAAGGGTCTGCCGAGCCGGATCGGCCACCTGCTGGACATCAGCCTGCGCGACCTGGAGCGCATCCTCTACTTCGAGTCCTACGTGGTCGTCGATCCCGGGGACTGCCCGGAGGTGAAGCGCCAGGAGCTGGTGAGCGACGACCGCTACCGGCAACTCCGGGAGAAGTACGCCAAGCTGCGCTGCGCGATGGGGGCGGAAGCCATCAAGGAGCTCTTGCGCCGGGTGGACGTGGAGAAGGACGCGGTAGAGCTGCGCGAGAAGATGCGGACCGAGAACTCCGTCCAGAAGAAGATCAAGTACGCCAAGCGGCTCAAGGTGGTGGAGGCTTTCCGCAAGAGCGGCAACAAGCCGGAGTGGATGATCCTGGACGCGATCCCGGTCATCCCCCCCGAGCTCCGGCCCCTCGTCCCCCTGGACGGCGGCCGGTTCGCGACTTCGGACCTGAACGACCTCTACCGGCGGGTGATCAACCGCAACAACCGGTTGAAGAAGCTGATCGAGCTGCGCGCCCCCGACGTCATCGTGCGCAACGAGAAGCGCATGCTGCAGGAGGCGGTGGATGCCCTCTTCGACAACGGACGCCGGGGCCGGGTCCTGCGGGGGGCCAACAACCGCCCCCTGAAGTCCCTCTCCGACACCCTGAAGGGCAAGCAGGGGCGGTTCCGCCAGAACCTGCTGGGCAAGCGCGTGGACTACTCGGGCCGCTCCGTGATCGTGGTCGGCCCGGAGCTGAAACTCCACCAGTGCGGCCTGCCCAAGAAGATGGCCCTGGAGCTCTTCAAGCCCTTCATCTATAGCAAGCTCGAGAAGGAAGGCCTCGTCACCACCATCAAGGCGGCCAAGGAGATGGTGGAGCAGCAGCGGCCCGAGGTCTGGGACTTCCTGGAGGACGTGATCCGCGAGCACCCCGTGCTCCTGAACCGAGCCCCCACCCTGCACCGGCTGGGCATCCAGGCCTTCGAGCCCATCCTCGTCGAGGGCAAGGCCATCAAGATCCATCCCTTGGTCTGCACCGCCTTTAACGCGGACTTCGACGGGGACCAGATGGCGGTGCACGTCCCCCTCTCCCCCGAGGCCCAGATCGAGGCCAGCGTGCTCATGCTGTCCTCCAACAATATCCTCTCCCCCGCCAACGGGCAGCCTATCGCCATCCCCAGCCAGGACATCGTGCTCGGCGTCTACTACCTCACCAAGGAGAAGAAGGGAACGAAGGGCGAGGGGCGGGCTTTCGCCAGCATCGATGACGTGGTCATCGCCCTCGAGCACGAGGAGGTCGAGACCCTCACCCCCGTCCGCCTCATGTACTCGGGGGAGCTGATCGACCTTACCACCGTCTACGACGACCAAGACGTGATCCACACCGAGGTCCAGACCGTCCGGAACCAGATCCTCAACACCACCGTGGGACGGGTCATCCTGAACGACCACCTCCCCCCCGGCCTCCCCTTCGTGAACGGCCTCCTCCGCAAGAAGGGCCTCCAGCTGCTCGTGCAGTACGGCTACCTGCGCTTCGGCCTGGAAAAGACGGTGGAGATGCTGGATGCCATCAAGAACCTGGGCTTCCTCTACGCCACCAAGGCCGGGATCTCTATCGGCATCGACGACCTCGTGATCCCGGAGGTCAAGGACAAGCTGGTCTCCTCCGCCCAGAAGGAGGTCATCGACGTCGAAAAGCAGTATCTGGACGGGGCCATCACCAACGGCGAGCGCTACAACAAGGTGATCTCCATCTGGTCCAGCGTGACGGAAAAAGTGGCGGATGCCATGTTCAAGGAGATGGAGAAGCAGGACCAGGACGGGTCGGAGTTCAACCCCATCTACATCATGGCCGACTCCGGGGCCCGCGGCTCCAAACAGCAGATCCGGCAGCTGGCGGGCATGCGCGGCCTCATGGCGCGGCCCAGCGGGGAGATCATCGAGAACCCCATCACCTCGAACTTCCGCGAGGGTCTCACCGTGCTGCAGTACTTCATCTCGACCCACGGGGCCCGCAAGGGCCTCGCCGACACCGCGCTCAAGACCGCGGATTCGGGCTACCTGACCCGCCGCCTGGTCGATGTCTCTCAAGACGTGATCATCAGCGACCACGACTGCGGCACCGTGGACGGGATCGAGATCAAGCCCATCATCGAGTCGGGAGAGGTAATCGAGCCCCTGCGCGACCGCATCGTGGGCCGGGTGAGCCTGGAGAACATCAAGGATCCCTTCGGAGGCCAGGTCATCGTGAAGATCAACGAGGAGATCACGGAAGAGACGGCCAACGCCATCCAGGCCTCGGGAATCGAGAAGGTGAAGATTCGCTCCGTGCTTACCTGCGAGTCGCAGCGCGGGGTGTGCGCGCTCTGCTACGGCCGCGACCTGGCCACCGGCAAGCTGGTGGAGATGGGGATGGCGGTGGGGGTGATCGCCGCCCAGTCCATCGGGGAGCCCGGTACCCAGCTCACCATGCGCACCTTCCACATCGGGGGTACGGCCAGCCACCGCACCGAGCAGACGACGCTGGAAGCCAAGAACGGGGGAATCGTCAAGTTCCACAACCTGACCACGGTCAAGAACAAGAAGGGCGACCTCGTGGTCATGAACCGGTCGGGCGCGCTCATCATCCACGACCAGAAGGGCCGCGAACGGGAGCGCCACGCGGTGGTGTACGGGGCCAAGCTGAAGGTCAAGGACGGGTCGGAGGTGAAGCAGGGGCAGCTCCTGGTGGAGTGGGACCCCTACTCCTTCACCATCTTGACCGAAGAGGAAGGACAGGTGGCCTTCCGGGACGTGCTCGACGGGCAGACCGTGCACGAGCAGGTGGACGAGAACACGGGTATGGCCGCCCTCGTCATCATGGAGTCCCCGGACGAGAAGAAGCAGCCGCGCATCGAGATCAAGGACGCCAAGGGCAAGGTGCAGCGGAAGTACCTCCTGCCCTCGGGCGCCCACCTCATGGTGGAGGACGGCAACGAGGTGGCGGCGGGCGACGTGCTGGCCAAGATCCCGCGGGAGACGGCCAAGACCAAGGACATCACGGGCGGTCTGCCCCGGGTGGTGGAGCTGTTCGAGGCCCGGCGCCCCAAGGAGCCCGCGGTCATCACCGAGATCGACGGGGGGGTGAAGTACGGAGACGTGGCCAAGCAGCACCGCAAGATCTTCGTGACCGGCGACGATGGGGACCAGCGCGAGTACCAGCTCCCCCGCGGCGCCCACATCAACGTCCAGGAAGGGGAGCGGGTCAAGGCCGGGGAGCCCCTCATGGACGGCCCCATCGATCCCCACGACATCCTGCGGGTGCGGGGGGAGAAGGAGCTGCAGCGGTACCTGGTGGACGAGATCCAGGAGGTCTACCGCCTGCAGGGGGTGAACATCAACGACAAGCACATCGAGGTCATCGCCCGGCAGATGATGCGCTGGGTGAAGATCGAGGACGTGGGGGAGACGGAGTTCCTGATCGACGAGGTGGTGGACAAGTTCCGCTTCCTGGCCGATAACGAGCGGATGGTGGGCCAGGGCAAGAAGCCGGCCACGGGCCGGCCCCTGCTCTTGGGTATCACCAAAGCCTCGCTCTCCACGGATTCCTTCATCTCCGCGGCCAGCTTCCAGGAGACGACCCGCGTGCTCACCGAGGCCGCCATCAGCGGAAAGGTGGACTACCTCCGGGGCCTCAAGGAGAACGTGATCATGGGTCGGCTCATCCCTGCGGGTACGGGGATGGAGTTCTACCGCCGGATTAAGATTCCGGAGGACGTCGTGGAGCGCACCGCCCCCGGCCTGGAGGGCTCCTACGAGGCCGATTACGTCGTCGAGCCCGAGCACATCAAGGAGGGGGCGGAAGTCTAAGCTCCCCGGCCAGTGCGCCCCCCGCGGTGTGTGGAAGATCACATCGCGGGGGGCGTCGCCCGCCGCATCCTCCTTCCGCGGACCGACGACACCGTCCGTCAGCCGGTCAGGGAGGGGGTTCGAAGATGCGGCGCGCATGCTCGGCCGGGGTCCTGGCCCTGGCCACGCTCCTTGCCTGCCGGGCCCAGGAGAAGCCGCCCGACGTCTCCGGTCTCATCTCCGACCTGAGGGGAGCCGACTCGGGGAAGAGCGGCCAAGCCAACCTGGCCCTCATCCGCATCGGCGAACCCGCGGTGCCCGAGCTCATAGAGATGTTGAAAGGCGAGGACCCGCGGCTGCGCGGCCTCGCGGCCTCTACCCTTTGGGGGATGGGTCCCAAGGGGAAGGCCGCCGTCCCCGCTCTGGCGGAGACCCTTTCCGACAAGGACCCGGAGCTGCGGACGGCCGCGGCCATGGCCCTCGAGAGCATGGGTGGGGAGGCCAGGGATGCCGTCCCCGCCCTGGCCAGGGTCCTGGGCGATCACGACAACCGCGCGCGCCAGGCCGCGGTGAAGGCGCTGGGCGCGATCGGTCCCGCGGCCCGGGAGGCCCTGCCCGCCCTCACCCGCGCCACCAAACGGATCTCCTGGCCGGAGGCGGAGGAGGCCATCCGATTGATACAGGGCCGCTAGCGTCGGCCGGGCCCGAGCTGCGGGGCGGGGTATGCTTGTCCCCGGAGGTCCCCCATGACCAGCCTCGC encodes:
- the rpoB gene encoding DNA-directed RNA polymerase subunit beta — its product is MYTASKNIYRDRVDFAKISTSIPIPNLIEIQKNSYERFLQMRVLPGEREDAGLQSVFKSVFPITDLRENCSLEFVDYSIGNWECKCGRMVGLDKLGRPCTFCGATLITDPRGDREIHCLKCGHLNENRPVTCETCDEPVGLKLKYDVDECQERGMTFAVPLKVTIRLVVWDKDPETGAKTIRDIKEQEVYYGDIPLMTENGTFIINGTERVIVSQLHRSPGVFFSQPEKGLFAAQVIPYRGSWIEFEYDSKNLLHVRIDRKRKFLASVFLRALGLKNDTEVLKTFYKWDRIQVREGKLFWKVSENLVGLKLSKTIYGPKDSAGRREEVLHAGKKITTAVLQHMQKLEVEDVEVTEADLEGAFSVADIADPRTGEVVLEANEALTPRALSVILAEESQVSSFEIIFLERDEIGPMMSMTVKKDSIKSPEEALIEIYRRMRPGDPPTLDSSRNLFEGMFLNPQKYDFSRVGRLKLNTKLGLGTPLSEKILHPQDIHAVIAFLLKLRRSPQDVDDIDHLGNRRVRSVGELLENQFRIGLVRMERAIKEKMSVYQEMATAMPHDLINAKPVMASIREFFGSSQLSQFMDQTNPLSEITHKRRLSALGPGGLSRERAGFEVRDVHPTHYGRICPIETPEGPNIGLISSLSCFARINEFGFIESPYRKVKSGRVLDYYQVLDAGEAPYKVGDIVERDEMERENAAVKNRKKKPADVEPYCFYLSAWEEDKYTIAQANIKLAEDGGIVEDRVSARKTGNFVLAKREEIDYVDVSPKQLVSVAASLVPFLENDDANRALMGSNMQRQAVPLLRAEAPLVGTGMEHITVKDSGAAVVCRRAGVVDSADSRRIIIRVEAQEGPDKGKEIGADIYNLTKFKCSNQNTSINQKPIVRVGSHVAKGQILADGPCTDLGELALGRNVLVAFMPWRGYNIEDAILVSEKLVKDDMYTSIHIEEFEIEARDTKLGPEEVTRDIPNVSESLLNNLDESGIIRIGASVKPGDILVGKVTPKGETQLTPEEKLLRAIFGEKAGDVRDASLVCPPGIEGIVVDVKIFSRKGVEKDERARQIEDAELFLMEKNLRDEIRILQDERDKRIEDLLEGKNATADLVNVKGERVIKKGQLLSRDVLQKLRHSDILKLRVKGDDDEDMEAQLSEVVDKTERQIEVLKALFVEKESRLKRGDELPPGVIKLVKVFVAMKRKLSVGDKMAGRHGNKGVIARILPEEDMPYLPDGTPVEIVLNPLGVPSRMNVGQILETHLGWAAKVLGLHFASPVFDGATEKEIKGYLVQANDREGEVNNLRPNLLKAGKITLVDGMTGERFEQKVTVGYIYMLKLSHLVDDKIHARSIGPYSLITQQPLGGKAQFGGQRFGEMEVWALEAYGAAHILQELLTAKSDDVYGRAKIYEAIVKGDTVFTPGLPESFNVLIRELQSLCLDVELIKAKH
- the rpoC gene encoding DNA-directed RNA polymerase subunit beta' produces the protein MIPMRPNLEAGRVVIDFDSIKIRLASPEKIRSWSHGEVTKPETINYRTFKPERDGLFCAKIFGPITDWECLCGKYKRMKHRGVICDKCGVEVTQSKVRRERMGHIELACPVSHVWFFKGLPSRIGHLLDISLRDLERILYFESYVVVDPGDCPEVKRQELVSDDRYRQLREKYAKLRCAMGAEAIKELLRRVDVEKDAVELREKMRTENSVQKKIKYAKRLKVVEAFRKSGNKPEWMILDAIPVIPPELRPLVPLDGGRFATSDLNDLYRRVINRNNRLKKLIELRAPDVIVRNEKRMLQEAVDALFDNGRRGRVLRGANNRPLKSLSDTLKGKQGRFRQNLLGKRVDYSGRSVIVVGPELKLHQCGLPKKMALELFKPFIYSKLEKEGLVTTIKAAKEMVEQQRPEVWDFLEDVIREHPVLLNRAPTLHRLGIQAFEPILVEGKAIKIHPLVCTAFNADFDGDQMAVHVPLSPEAQIEASVLMLSSNNILSPANGQPIAIPSQDIVLGVYYLTKEKKGTKGEGRAFASIDDVVIALEHEEVETLTPVRLMYSGELIDLTTVYDDQDVIHTEVQTVRNQILNTTVGRVILNDHLPPGLPFVNGLLRKKGLQLLVQYGYLRFGLEKTVEMLDAIKNLGFLYATKAGISIGIDDLVIPEVKDKLVSSAQKEVIDVEKQYLDGAITNGERYNKVISIWSSVTEKVADAMFKEMEKQDQDGSEFNPIYIMADSGARGSKQQIRQLAGMRGLMARPSGEIIENPITSNFREGLTVLQYFISTHGARKGLADTALKTADSGYLTRRLVDVSQDVIISDHDCGTVDGIEIKPIIESGEVIEPLRDRIVGRVSLENIKDPFGGQVIVKINEEITEETANAIQASGIEKVKIRSVLTCESQRGVCALCYGRDLATGKLVEMGMAVGVIAAQSIGEPGTQLTMRTFHIGGTASHRTEQTTLEAKNGGIVKFHNLTTVKNKKGDLVVMNRSGALIIHDQKGRERERHAVVYGAKLKVKDGSEVKQGQLLVEWDPYSFTILTEEEGQVAFRDVLDGQTVHEQVDENTGMAALVIMESPDEKKQPRIEIKDAKGKVQRKYLLPSGAHLMVEDGNEVAAGDVLAKIPRETAKTKDITGGLPRVVELFEARRPKEPAVITEIDGGVKYGDVAKQHRKIFVTGDDGDQREYQLPRGAHINVQEGERVKAGEPLMDGPIDPHDILRVRGEKELQRYLVDEIQEVYRLQGVNINDKHIEVIARQMMRWVKIEDVGETEFLIDEVVDKFRFLADNERMVGQGKKPATGRPLLLGITKASLSTDSFISAASFQETTRVLTEAAISGKVDYLRGLKENVIMGRLIPAGTGMEFYRRIKIPEDVVERTAPGLEGSYEADYVVEPEHIKEGAEV
- a CDS encoding HEAT repeat domain-containing protein, with protein sequence MRRACSAGVLALATLLACRAQEKPPDVSGLISDLRGADSGKSGQANLALIRIGEPAVPELIEMLKGEDPRLRGLAASTLWGMGPKGKAAVPALAETLSDKDPELRTAAAMALESMGGEARDAVPALARVLGDHDNRARQAAVKALGAIGPAAREALPALTRATKRISWPEAEEAIRLIQGR